A region of Planctomycetia bacterium DNA encodes the following proteins:
- a CDS encoding UPF0313 protein: protein MTLPLTSDRSPRPPLPTTRAEMLDRGWDAVDVVLVSGDAYIDHPSFANGLIARLLEGSGYRVAVLAQPDWRTCDAWREFGRPRLFFGISAGNMDSMINHYTANRKVRNDDAYSPGGAIGRRPDRATLAYCQRAREAFPGVPVVAGGVEASLRRLAHYDYWSDTVRRSILLDAKADLVVFGMGERTVLDVARGLADGQSVRDLRHLRGVAYRLGASEPPPTGADTLELPDYESVVRDPLAFCELTRLSHLETNPHNARRLVQRHGREAVVVNPPALPLEQAEMDQVYGLPFTRRPHPAYGAARIPAFEVVQHSVQIMRGCFGGCTFCSITAHEGRIIQSRSQESVVTEIKLLAAQPGFKGTVSDIGGPTANMYQMRCTRPEVEAKCRRLSCVHPTICKLLGTDHGPLKSLMREARSVPGVDRVLVASGVRMDLARRDPEYLAELAAHHVGGHLKVAPEHTDPEVLRLMKKPAADDYLEFDKAFRAASRRVGKKQFTVPYFIASHPGSGLEEMIDLAVFLKRNGYKPDQVQDFIPSPFDIAACMYHTGLDPMTREPVKIVKGLRDRRMQRALLQFFKPENWFEVRRALEQAGRQDLIGSGCDCLIPDRPPREALDRKRSDANRAINEATSGDHIRGGPSGGGSGGGSGGDSGGDSGGPSGGPAAGRKARKARDRGSVGYRPGRRGRT from the coding sequence ATGACGCTGCCACTCACCAGCGACCGTTCCCCGCGGCCGCCGCTCCCCACCACCCGGGCCGAAATGCTCGACCGGGGCTGGGATGCCGTGGACGTCGTCCTCGTCAGCGGCGATGCCTACATCGATCATCCGAGCTTCGCCAACGGGCTGATCGCCCGGCTGCTCGAGGGGTCCGGCTACCGGGTGGCGGTCCTCGCCCAGCCCGACTGGCGGACCTGTGACGCCTGGCGCGAGTTCGGCCGGCCGCGGCTGTTCTTCGGCATCTCCGCCGGCAACATGGACTCGATGATCAACCACTACACCGCCAACAGGAAGGTGCGGAACGACGACGCCTACTCCCCCGGCGGTGCGATCGGCCGCCGTCCCGACCGGGCCACGCTCGCCTACTGCCAGCGGGCCCGGGAGGCGTTTCCGGGAGTGCCGGTCGTGGCCGGCGGCGTCGAGGCGAGCCTGCGCCGGCTGGCCCACTACGACTACTGGAGCGACACGGTCAGGCGATCGATCCTCCTCGACGCCAAGGCCGACCTCGTCGTCTTCGGGATGGGGGAGCGGACGGTGCTCGATGTCGCCCGCGGCCTGGCCGACGGGCAGTCGGTCCGCGATCTGCGCCACCTGCGCGGCGTCGCCTACCGGCTCGGTGCCAGCGAACCGCCGCCCACCGGCGCCGACACGCTGGAACTCCCTGACTACGAGAGCGTCGTCCGCGACCCGCTCGCCTTCTGCGAGCTGACCCGGCTCTCCCACCTCGAGACCAACCCGCACAACGCCCGCCGGCTCGTGCAGCGGCACGGCCGCGAGGCGGTGGTCGTCAATCCGCCCGCCCTGCCCCTCGAGCAGGCGGAAATGGACCAGGTGTACGGACTCCCCTTCACCCGCCGCCCGCATCCCGCCTACGGCGCGGCCCGGATCCCTGCCTTCGAGGTCGTGCAGCACAGCGTGCAGATCATGCGCGGCTGCTTCGGCGGCTGCACGTTCTGCTCGATCACGGCCCACGAGGGGCGGATCATCCAGAGCCGCTCGCAGGAATCGGTCGTCACCGAAATCAAGCTCCTCGCGGCCCAGCCCGGCTTCAAGGGGACGGTCTCGGACATCGGCGGGCCGACGGCCAACATGTACCAGATGCGCTGCACCCGGCCCGAGGTCGAGGCCAAGTGCCGGCGGCTGTCCTGCGTCCATCCGACGATCTGCAAGCTTCTCGGCACCGACCATGGCCCGCTCAAGTCGCTGATGCGCGAGGCCCGGAGCGTGCCCGGCGTGGACCGCGTCCTCGTCGCCAGCGGCGTGCGGATGGATCTCGCCCGGCGCGACCCCGAGTACCTGGCCGAACTGGCCGCGCACCACGTCGGCGGCCACCTCAAGGTGGCCCCGGAGCACACCGACCCGGAGGTGCTGCGGCTGATGAAGAAGCCGGCGGCCGACGACTACCTGGAGTTCGACAAGGCGTTCCGGGCCGCGAGCCGGCGGGTCGGCAAGAAGCAGTTCACCGTCCCCTACTTCATCGCCAGCCATCCGGGCAGCGGCCTGGAGGAGATGATCGACCTGGCGGTGTTCCTCAAGCGCAACGGCTACAAGCCCGACCAGGTGCAGGACTTCATCCCCAGCCCGTTCGACATCGCCGCCTGCATGTACCACACCGGTCTCGACCCGATGACCCGCGAGCCGGTGAAGATCGTCAAGGGACTGCGCGACCGGCGGATGCAGCGGGCCCTGCTCCAGTTCTTCAAGCCGGAGAACTGGTTCGAGGTCCGCCGGGCGCTCGAGCAGGCGGGCCGGCAGGACCTGATCGGGTCCGGCTGCGACTGCCTGATCCCCGACCGGCCGCCGCGCGAGGCGCTCGACCGAAAGCGGTCCGACGCGAACCGGGCGATCAACGAGGCAACGTCCGGGGATCACATCCGCGGTGGCCCCTCGGGCGGCGGCTCGGGCGGCGGCTCGGGCGGCGACTCGGGCGGCGACTCGGGCGGTCCCTCAGGCGGTCCCGCCGCCGGCCGCAAGGCCCGGAAGGCCCGCGACCGCGGCAGCGTCGGCTACCGTCCCGGCCGCCGCGGCCGCACGTGA
- a CDS encoding phosphatidate cytidylyltransferase, translating into MNIGQLFDPARAFDDPVTRVTTATIAAAVVATPVLIRLLVRSGRIAGPLADELLVRARSWIVLAAAILLPILLGTGPTIFGVTILGLLCYREYARATGLFREKEVSLVVVLGILAVAFASLDHWYRLFVALVPLTVGIIAIAAILRDEPKGYVQRVALGVLGFVLFGSCLGHLGYLANDRQYRPLLILIFLAVELNDVFAFIVGKSFGRRKLAPKTSPKKTAAGAVGALVLTTLLVAGVGRVIFRGTALAHPLHLVIFGMLVSVLGQFGDLMLSSIKRDVGIKDMAATIPGHGGLLDRFDSIILVAPAVFHYVNYFVGVATDRSPNVITGG; encoded by the coding sequence ATGAATATCGGGCAACTCTTCGATCCCGCGCGGGCCTTCGATGATCCCGTCACCCGGGTCACGACGGCGACGATCGCGGCGGCCGTCGTCGCCACCCCCGTCCTGATCCGGCTGCTCGTGCGGTCGGGCCGGATCGCCGGGCCGCTGGCCGACGAGCTGTTGGTGCGGGCCCGCTCGTGGATCGTGCTGGCGGCGGCGATCCTCCTGCCGATCCTTCTCGGGACGGGCCCGACCATCTTCGGCGTGACGATCCTCGGCCTCCTCTGCTACCGCGAATACGCCCGGGCCACGGGGCTCTTTCGTGAGAAGGAGGTGAGCCTCGTCGTCGTGCTCGGCATCCTCGCCGTCGCGTTCGCGTCGCTCGACCACTGGTATCGGCTTTTCGTCGCGCTGGTGCCCCTCACGGTGGGCATCATCGCCATCGCGGCCATCCTCCGCGACGAGCCCAAGGGCTACGTCCAGCGGGTGGCGCTCGGCGTGCTCGGCTTCGTCCTCTTCGGATCGTGCCTCGGCCACTTGGGCTACCTGGCCAACGACCGGCAGTATCGGCCGCTCCTGATCCTGATCTTCCTGGCCGTCGAGCTCAACGACGTGTTCGCGTTCATCGTCGGCAAGTCGTTCGGCCGGCGGAAGCTCGCGCCGAAGACGAGCCCGAAGAAGACGGCGGCCGGCGCCGTGGGCGCCCTCGTGCTGACGACGCTCCTGGTGGCGGGCGTCGGCCGCGTGATCTTCCGTGGCACGGCGCTCGCGCACCCGCTCCACCTCGTGATTTTCGGGATGCTCGTGAGCGTGCTCGGCCAATTCGGCGACCTGATGCTCTCCTCGATCAAGCGGGATGTGGGCATCAAGGACATGGCGGCCACGATCCCGGGCCACGGCGGGCTGCTCGACCGGTTCGACAGCATCATCCTCGTGGCGCCGGCGGTCTTCCATTACGTGAATTACTTCGTCGGGGTGGCGACGGATCGGTCCCCGAATGTGATCACGGGTGGCTGA
- a CDS encoding VapC ribonuclease produces the protein MIALDTNLLIYAHRADTREHRDARGAIEKACNAAGGCGIPLPCVAEFFSVVTHPAASGSPSSARAAADFLAALAEAGIGILMPGPSFPTRLLQTASDLEVTGPRIFDVQIALCAVDGGATELWTHDRRFVKLPGLAVRHPL, from the coding sequence ATGATCGCGCTCGACACGAACCTGCTGATCTACGCGCACCGCGCCGACACCCGCGAGCACCGCGACGCCCGGGGTGCGATTGAAAAGGCCTGCAACGCGGCTGGCGGATGCGGCATTCCGCTGCCGTGCGTGGCCGAGTTCTTCAGCGTCGTGACCCATCCGGCGGCGAGCGGTTCCCCATCGTCAGCGCGGGCTGCCGCCGACTTCTTGGCGGCTCTCGCGGAGGCCGGCATCGGGATCCTGATGCCGGGACCGTCGTTCCCGACTCGCCTGCTGCAGACGGCGAGCGATCTGGAGGTAACCGGCCCGCGGATCTTCGACGTCCAGATCGCTCTCTGTGCGGTCGATGGCGGCGCCACGGAACTGTGGACGCATGACCGCAGGTTCGTGAAACTTCCCGGCCTCGCGGTCAGACATCCGCTCTGA
- a CDS encoding ATPase, with protein sequence MVITGGRQTGKTSLARRLFPRHAYVSLDLPSAAAQAEHDPSAFLGKHPAPLVIDEVQYAPGLFRHLKRAVDERRREPGRFILTGSQPFTLMRGVSESLAGRAAIVDVEGLTYAEIRSARPRMTIGEMLLRGGFPELHADPSIDTAEFMRSYVATYLERDLRSQLRIGSLRDFERFIRAAALRSAQLLNKAELSRDVAISGSTSGEWLGLLERGGIVTLLEPWFANRGKSLVKTPKLYFRDTGLAAFLMGIKSADELADSPLVGGLWETFVCGELRQSLARAAPARQLHFWRDRTKEADFLIHAGGRFTIADAKWTEFPTAADAARLLRIRDSLPAGRVARIAIICRTPDRHPLIADAVPPVEALGQADAAGFAAA encoded by the coding sequence GTGGTCATCACCGGCGGCCGGCAGACAGGCAAAACGTCGCTCGCCCGGCGGCTGTTTCCCCGGCATGCCTACGTGTCGCTCGACCTGCCGAGCGCCGCCGCCCAGGCCGAGCACGACCCGTCGGCGTTTCTCGGCAAACATCCGGCGCCGCTGGTCATCGACGAGGTGCAGTACGCGCCGGGCCTCTTTCGCCATCTGAAGCGGGCGGTCGATGAGCGGCGGCGCGAGCCGGGCCGGTTCATCCTCACCGGCTCGCAGCCGTTCACGTTGATGCGCGGCGTATCGGAATCGCTGGCCGGCCGGGCCGCGATCGTGGACGTCGAGGGGCTTACCTACGCGGAAATCCGCTCGGCACGCCCGCGGATGACGATCGGCGAGATGCTGCTGCGGGGCGGATTCCCCGAACTGCACGCCGACCCGTCGATCGACACCGCCGAGTTCATGCGGTCGTACGTCGCGACCTACCTGGAGCGGGACCTGCGGAGCCAGCTCCGCATCGGCAGCCTCCGCGACTTCGAGCGGTTCATCCGGGCGGCCGCGCTGCGATCCGCACAACTGCTCAACAAGGCCGAGCTCTCGCGGGACGTGGCCATCAGCGGCTCGACCTCCGGCGAGTGGCTCGGGCTCCTGGAACGCGGCGGGATCGTGACGCTCCTCGAGCCCTGGTTCGCAAACCGCGGCAAATCCCTGGTGAAGACACCCAAACTCTACTTTCGCGACACGGGCCTGGCGGCGTTCCTCATGGGCATCAAGTCCGCCGACGAGCTGGCCGACTCGCCGCTCGTCGGCGGGCTCTGGGAAACCTTCGTCTGCGGGGAACTTCGCCAGTCGCTGGCCCGTGCCGCCCCCGCGCGGCAGCTGCACTTCTGGCGTGATCGGACGAAGGAGGCCGATTTCCTCATCCATGCGGGCGGCCGTTTCACGATCGCGGACGCCAAGTGGACCGAGTTTCCCACGGCCGCCGACGCCGCCCGTCTGCTGCGGATTCGGGACTCCCTGCCCGCCGGCCGTGTGGCCCGGATAGCGATCATCTGCCGCACGCCGGACCGGCATCCACTGATCGCCGACGCCGTGCCGCCGGTCGAGGCGCTGGGCCAGGCCGACGCCGCCGGCTTCGCGGCCGCGTGA